The nucleotide sequence GGCGAAGATGAGGGTGAAGCCCCATTCGATGTAGGCCAGCACGTTGGCGTAGTTCTGGTGGACCGCGTCGATGCTGTCGAGGATCACCACCACCAGGCTGGAGAGGATGAGCAGCAGCAGGGTGCTGTCGAATCGGCGTCCGGCCACCGTGTCGGTCTGGAAAATTATCACGTAGAGCCGCTGGCGCCAGTCGTTCTTGCTGTGCATGGAGTTCGCCTGAATCAAGTATCGGGCAAGCCTAGGGGGATTCGAACGGGCTGTCCATGTTGGCGCTGGGCATCATGCGCACCGTCGCGCGCGCCAGCCAACAGGCGAGGATAAACGGCGCGGTGAGGGCCGCCAGGTGCAAGGCGGCGAAGCCTGGCGTCAGCAGGATTGCCAGGAAGATGCCGCAGAGCGGCGGCCAGGGTTGCCGCCGCAGTTGGCTGAGCGCCACTGCCGCGAGCGCCGGATTATAGCTGTGCAGGCCAAGCAGGGCGGCGGGTGCGTCCGACTGCAAGGCAAACAGCACGCCGACGCTGGCGCCGATCAGCGCCCAGAACGCCGCGCGACGGTTGGCCAGCAGCAGACCAAGGGCGATCAGCAGGCCGGCCAGCGGCTGATCCAACAGAATGATCTGGCCGAGACCGGTCAATGGCGCGCCAAGCAATGACCCGGCATCGACGGTTATCGCCGTTGGCGCCGACGCCGGGCTGGCACCGAGCAGCAGCCAGCCCAACCCGACAAAGGGCGCGGTGTAGGCGGGCAGGTTAGTCGGATTATTCGCACGTTTGAGCCATTGCCGTGTGAGGATCGCGCTCAACCCGCCGCACGCCAGGATCAACGGTGGTAACAGCGCCGACCATGCGCAGTGTTGGCTGATCAACAAGCCGAGCAGTACGCCGTTATAGCTATAGAGTCCGGCCTGGCGCTCGGCCTTGGGATAGTCCCGGCGTTGGGCCGTGATCAAGCCGGCGATCCCGCCCAGGAGCGCACCGCCGAGCAACTGCGGAGCGCAGAGCAATATCGCCAGCAGACAAAGCAAGCCACACACAGGGTGACGTTGCAGGAAGATCTGGCTGAAACCGTTGAGCACGGCTTCGGCCCAGTCGGGGCAGGATGGATTGGGCATGGTGGGTGAGTCAGTAGGACCGAGTTGCCCCCATCGCGAGCAAGCCCGCTCCCACACTTGACCCTGTTCGCGGATCAATGGGGGGAGCGGGCTTGCTCGCGATGAGGCCCTGGCAGGCGCTAAATCAACGTTTCGATACGCAACGAGTTGGTCGAACCTGGCTGGCCGAACGGCACGCCCGCCGTGATCACCAACGTATCGCCGCGCTCTGCCATCCCTTGGGCCTGGGCAATTTCCAGTGCCGTGGAACACACCTCATCGACTTGTCGCAAGCGGTCATTGACCACCGAATGTACACCCCAGGCCACGCTCAAGCGGCGGGCGGTGCAGAGGTTCGGTGTCAGGTTGAGGATCGGCACCGCCGGGCGCTCCCGCGCTGCGCGCAGCGTGGAGGTGCCGGACTCGCTGTAGTTGACCAGCACTGCCACCGGCAGAATGCTGCTGATACGGCGGATCGCGCAGCTGATGGCGTCGGACACCGTGGCATCGGCCTTGGGCCGGCTGACATCGAGTTGGGTCGCGTAGTCCGGACCGTTCTCTACCTGGCGGATAATTTTGCTCATCATCTGCACGGCCTCCAGTGGGTATTCTCCCGAAGCGGTTTCCGCCGAGAGCATCACTGCGTCGGCGCCTTCGGCCACGGCGTTGGCCACGTCGGTGACTTCGGCGCGAGTCGGTGCGGGCGAGAATCGCATGGATTCGAGCATCTGCGTGGCGACGACCACCGGTTTACCCAGCTGGCGGCAGGTGGTGATGATGTCTTTTTGAATCTGCGGCACGCTTTCGGCCGGGACCTCTACGCCCAGGTCACCTCGGGCGACCATGATCGCATCACTCAACTCGGCAATTTCCTGCAAACGTTGCACGGCCGAGGGTTTCTCGATCTTGGCCATCAGGAAGGCTTTGTCGCCGATCAGATCGCGGGCTTCGCGAATGTCTTCCGGGCGTTGCACAAAGGACAGCGCGACCCAGTCCACACCCAACTCCAGGCCGAAACTCAGATCGCGCCGATCCTTGGCGGTCAATGGGCTCAGCTCCAATAAAGCCTGTGGGACGTTTACACCTTTGCGGTCGGACAGTTCTCCGCCATTGAGTACGGTGGTGTCGATGGCGTCGTTGTATTTGTGGGTGACTCGCAGGCGCAGCTTGCCGTCGTCCAGCAGCAGGTCCATACCTGGTTCAAGGGCCGCGATGATTTCCGGATGGGGCAGGTTGACCCGCCGCTGATCACCGGGCGTCGTATCCAGGTCCAGGCGCAAGGCCTGGCCACGCACCAGTTGCACCTTGCCCTCGGCAAAGCGGCCGACCCGCAGCTTCGGCCCCTGCAAATCCATGAGGATGCCCAGGGGATAGTTCAGTTGCCGTTCGACCTGGCGAATCCACGCATAACGCTGGGCATGATCGGCGTGGTCGCCGTGGCTGAAGTTCAGGCGAAAAATGTTGACCCCAGCCTCGACCAGATCGCGGATGTCATCAATGTCGTCGGTGGCAGGCCCCAGGGTGGCGAGGATTTTGACTTTCTTGTCAGGCGTCATGTTCATTGCTCTCGAGCACCAGGATGGCGCGGAAGTCGTTGACGTTGGTGCGGGTCGGCTCGGTGATGATCAACCCGTCGAGGGCCGCGAAGTAGCCGTAGCCATTGTTGTTGTCCAACTCATCGCTGGCCGACAGGCCCAAGGCTTCGGCGCGGGCGTAGCTGGTCGGCGTCATGATTGCGCCTGCGTTGTCTTCGGAGCCGTCGATGCCGTCGGTGTCACCGGCCAGGGCGTAGACACCGGGCAGGCCTTTGAGGCTGTCAGTCAGGCTCAGGAGGAATTCGGCATTACGTCCGCCGCGGCCATTGCCGCGCACGGTGACGGTGGTTTCACCGCCGGACAGGATCACGCAGGGCGCCGCGAGTGGCTGAGCGTGTTGCACGATTTGCCGGGCGATGCCGGCGTGGACCTTGGCCACGTCCCGCGCTTCGCCTTCCAGGTCGCCGAGGATCAGCGGACTGAAGCCGGCCTGGCGGACTTTGACCGCCACGGCCTCGAGGGATTGCTGCGGGCGCGCGATCAACTGGAAATGACTGCGTGCCAGGCACTGATCGCCAGGTTTGACGGTCTCGGATTCCGGACTCTGCAACCAATCGCGTACAGCCGCCGGGACCTCGATCTGGTAACGCTTGAGGATTGCCAGCGCCTGTTGCGAGGTGCTCGGATCGCCGACGGTCGGGCCGGAGGCAATCACGCTGGCCTGGTCGCCCGGTACATCGGAAATCGCATAGGTGTAGACCGTCGCCGGCCAGCTGGCCTTGGCCAGTCGGCCGCCCTTGATGGCCGAGAGGTGCTTGCGCACGCAATTCATCTCGCCAATGGTCGCGCCGGATTTGAGCAGGGCTTTGTTGATGCTTTGTTTGTCAGCCAGGGTGATGCCCGCGGCAGGCAGCGCCAGCAGGGCCGAACCGCCGCCGGACAAGAGGAAGATCACGCGATCGTCTTCATTCAGGTTGCTGATCAGTGCCAGTACGCGCTTGGCCACGGCCTGGCCCGCAGCATCCGGTACCGGGTGCGCGGCTTCCACCACTTCGATTTTTTTGCACGGCGCGCCGTGGCCATATCGCGTGACGACCAGGCCCGAGACGTCGCCTTGCCAGCAGTTTTCCACCACCAGCGCCATCGCCGCCGCCGCTTTGCCCGCGCCAATCACGATCACACGACCGCTACGGTCGGCGGGCAGATAGGGCTCAAGGACTTGCCGGGGATGGGCGGCGTCGATGGCTGTGGCAAACAGCTCACGGAGCAAGTGTTGCGGATCGACCGACATAAGTGGGCTCCCGGAGAATGCTTGTTATTAGATGTGAGACTTGGAACCGAATCAAAATGTGGGAGTGGGCTGGCTCGCGATGGTCTTGCATTCAACATCCATGTTGACCGCTACACCGCTATCGCGAGCCAGCCCGCTCCCACATTTTGATCGCGTTCCAAAGGCGGATCGCAGGCGTACTTACTTGTCGCGAATCGAGAAGTTCGCCATATGCTCCAGCCCCTTGATCAGCGCCGAGTGGTCCCAGTTGCCGCCACCGAGCGCGTTGCAGGTACTGAAGACTTGCTGGGTGCCAGCCGTGTTGGGTAGGTTGATTCCCAGTTCCTTGGCGCCGGCCAGGGCCAGGTTCAGGTCCTTCTGGTGCAGGTTGATGCGGAAACCGGGATCAAAGGTGCCCTTGATCATCCGTTCTCCATGCACTTCCAGAATCTTCGACGAGGCAAATCCCCCCATCAGCGCTTCACGCACCTTGGCTGGGTCCGCACCGTTTTTCGAGGCGAACAACAACGCTTCGGCCACGGCCTGGATATTCAGGGCGACGATGATCTGGTTCGCCACCTTGGCGGTCTGGCCGTCGCCGTTGCCGCCCACCAGGGTGATGTTCTTGCCCATGCTCTGGAACAGCGGCAAGGCGCGCTCGAAGGTGCCCGGTTCGCCGCCGACCATGATGCTCAAGGTCCCGGCCGTGGCGCCGACTTCTCCCCCGGACACTGGCGCATCGAGGTACTGCGCGCCGGCCTGGTTGATTTTTGCAGCGAAGGCTTTGGTGGCGGTCGGCGAGATCGAACTCATGTCGATCACCACTTTGTTCGGTGACAAACCTGCGGCAACGCCGTCTTCGCGGAACAGCACGTCATCGACCTGCGGGGTGTCAGGTACCATGACGATGATGAACTCGGCTTCCTGAGCCACCTGCTGCGGGGTGGCCAGGGCCACGGCACCGGCGGCGATCAGTGGCTCAGGCGCCTTGCCGTGATGTTCGGAAAGAAACAGTTGGTGACCTGCTTTCTGCAGATTGGCGGCCATGGGTTGACCCATGATGCCGGTGCCGATAAATCCGATTTTAGCCATGGAGAAATCCTCTTTTTATTAGTTGTGCAGGTCTGGCGCTGCCCCCTGTGGGAGTTGGCTTGCCTGCGATAGCATCACCTGGGTATGCCTGATGCATCGTGGTGTCCGCATCGCAGGCAAGCCAGCTCCCACAGGTTTTTATGGTGTGGCTTAGATCGCGTTGTGGGTCTTGAGCCAGCCAAGGCCGGCTTCAGTGGTGGTCAGCGGCTTGTACTCACAGCCAACCCACCCCTGATAACCCATGCGGTCCAGGTGTTCGAACAGGAAGCGGTAGTTGATCTCGCCTGTTCCCGGTTCGTTACGCCCTGGGTTGTCCGCCAATTGGATGTGGTTGATCTGCGGCAGGTGCGCGGCCATGGTCCGGGCCAGATCGCCTTCCATGATTTGCATGTGATAGATGTCGTATTGCAGGAACAGGTTGGCGCTGCCCACTTGCTCGCGAATCGCCAAGGCCTGGGCGGTGTGGTTGAGGTAGAAGCCCGGGATGTCGCGCGTGTTGATGGCTTCCATCACCAACTTGATGCCCACCGCTTGCAGTTTGTCGGCGGCATATTTGAGGTTGTCGACGAAAGTCTTCTCCACGACCGCCTCATCGACGCCTTGTGGACGGATGCCCGCCAGGCAGTTGATTTGAGTATTGCCCAGCACTTGGGCATAGGCGATCGCCAGGTTGACCCCGGCGCGGAACTCCTCGACCCGATCCGGGTGGCAGGCCAGGCCTCGTTCACCCTTGGCCCAATCGCCGGCCGGCAGGTTGAACAGCACTTGAGTCAGGCCGTGGGCGTCCAGTTGTGCCTTGATTTCGGCAGAGCTGAACTCATACGGGAACAGATATTCCACGCCGCTGAAACCAGCGTCGGCTGCAGCTTTGAAGCGAGCAAGGAAATCCTGTTCGGTGAACAGCATGGACAGGTTGGCGGCAAAACGCGGCATGTGAGTCTCCTCAAAAACGTCAACGTTCCCGTGCACAACCACGGGAACGCACACTCTTTAATCCAGCATCATCAATCGAGCAGTGAAATCGCGGTAGGGGCGTCGTTGCCCACCAGCGCCAGGTCTTCGAATTCGTTGACGGCGTTGATTTCGGTGCCCATGGAAATGTTGGTCACCCGTTCCAGAATAATCTCAACGATCACCGGTACCTTGAACTCTTCGATCATTTCCTGGGCGCGGCGCAATGCCGGCTGGATCTGGCCCGGTTCAAATACACGCAAGGCCTTGCAGCCCAGCCCTTCGGCGACTGCTACGTGGTCGACGCCATAACCGTTGAGTTCCGGCGCATTGAGGTTATCGAAGGACAGTTGTACACAGTAGTCCATTTCAAACCCGCGCTGCGCCTGACGGATCAGTCCCAGGTACGAGTTGTTCACCACCACGTGGATATACGGCAGCTTGAACTGCGCACCCACTGCCAGTTCTTCGATCATGAACTGGAAGTCGTAGTCACCGGACAATGCCACCACTTTGCGGCTCGGATCAGCCTTGACCACACCCAACGCTGCCGGGATGGTCCAGCCCAATGGACCGGCCTGGCCGCAGTTGATCCAGTGCCGAGGTTTGTAGACGTGCAGGAACTGCGCGCCGGCAATCTGTGACAGACCGATGGTGCTGACGTAGCAGGTGTCTTTGCCGAACACCTGGTTCATCTCTTCGTACACCCGTTGCGGCTTGACCGGCACGTTGTCGAAGTGGGTCTTGCGGTGCAGGGTGGCTTTGCGCTGTTGGCAGTCGTTGAGCCAGGCGCCGCGGTCCTTGAGCTTGCCGGCGGCTTTCCACTCACGGGCGACTTCGATAAACATCGTCAGTGCTGCACCTGCGTCGGAAACGATACCCAGGTCGGGGGTGAATACGCGACCGATTTGCGTAGGTTCAATGTCCACGTGGATGAATTTTCGACCTTCGGTGTAAACCTCGACCGATCCTGTGTGGCGGTTGGCCCAGCGGTTGCCGATGCCCAGCACCACGTCCGACTTGAGCATTGTGGCATTGCCATAGCGGTGCGAAGTTTGCAGACCGACCATGCCCACCATCAGCGGATGATCGTCGGCGATGGTGCCCCAACCCATCAGCGTCGGGATCACCGGGATACCCGTCAGTTCGGCGAATTCCACCAGCAGTTCGCTGGCGTCGGCATTGATCACGCCGCCACCGCTGACCAGCAGCGGGCGCTCGGCTTGATCCAGCATGGCGAGGGCTTTCTCGACCTGGACACGGGTCGCCAGCGGCTTGGCCAGGGGCAGCGGCTGATAGGCCTCGATATCGAACTCGATCTCGGCCATTTGCACATCGAATGGCAAGTCGATCAGCACCGGACCCGGACGGCCGGAGCGCATTTCATAAAAGGCCTTCTGGAACGCATACGGCACCTGGCCGGGTTCCAGCACGGTGGTCGCCCATTTGGTCACCGGCTTGACGATGCTGGTGATGTCGACTGCCTGGAAATCTTCCTTGTGCATACGCGCTCGTGGTGCTTGCCCGGTGATGCACAGGATCGGAATCGAATCCGCCGAAGCGCTGTACAGGCCGGTGACCATGTCGGTACCCGCCGGACCCGAAGTACCGATGCACACGCCGATATTGCCGGCCTTGGTGCGGGTGTAGCCCTCGGCCATATGCGAAGCGCCTTCCACGTGGCGAGCGAGGACGTGATCGATGCCGCCGACCTTGTTCAAGGCCGAGTACAACGGGTTGATCGCAGCGCCCGGAATGCCAAAGGCGGTATCGACCCCTTCACGGCGCATCACCAGGACGGCGGCTTCGATTGCTCTCATTTTGCTCATGGTTTTGGTGCCTCTTGCGTTTTGTAATTGTATACAAGTGGTGTTGCTTTGAAGTGTATTCACGGCGAGCGGCACAGGTCAATCCATTTCGTACCCGGGCCATTACGTTCGTCGGAAGGCTTTCAAGCGCGTTTATTTCGACGTGTGGTGCATATGTTTAGAAATATTGTATACAAAAAATAAATCTATTGTGTTCTATTTGTTGTATTGAGTTTTTCCAATAACAAAATAAGGACGGCACCCATGAGCGCTCTAACCTTGAACGTCGCAGTCAACTTGGCCAGCCAGGCGATCGCTGCAGGTCGCACCCTCTCGACCGCACCACTGACTATTGCGGTACTCGACAGCGGTGGACACCTGATTACCTTGCAACGTGAAGACGGTGCCAGCCTGCTGCGCCCGCAAATTGCCATCGGCAAGGCGTGGGGTGCGATTGCCTTGGGCAAGGGCTCACGCCTATTGGCGTTGGATGCGCAGCAGCGGCCGGCATTTATTGCGGCGTTGAACAGCCTGGGGCAGGGCAGTGTGGTGCCGGCGCCGGGTGGCGTGCTGATTCGGGATCAGGCCGGGCGCGTGATGGGGGCGATCGGGATCAGCGGCGATACGTCGGATATTGATGAGCAGTGCGCGATCAGTGCGATCGAAAGCCTGGGATTGCTGGCGGATGCAGGAGTGCCTGCTTGAGGTATCTCACCCTAACCCTCTCCCCAAGGGGGCGAGGGGACTGACCGACGTATGCGGATGAATTTTGCGACCTGAACCATCGCGTCGATTATGGATTCAGTGTCGCATGTTCAGGTCGCCGCAGTTGCCCGATATCCCCCAATCGGCTCCCTCTCTCCTCTGGGGAGAGGGCTGGGGTGAGGGGCGGATCCAGCGCCGGACACACCATTCAAAGATCCCGCTCGCACCCCTTCAACACCAACCGGATAATCGTTTGTGCCGCCGCTTCGTAATCCGCCTCATCCAGTTTGGTCTTGCCGGTCACCGCCGAGATCTGCCAGTCGAAATCGGCATACGTCTGGGTTGCGGCCCAGATGCTGAACATCAGGTGGTTGGGATTAATCGCGGCAATCAGCCCACGATCCACCCAGCTCTGGATGCAATCTATGTTGTGCTTGGCCTGCGCGTTAAGTTGCTCGACCTGCTCGGCGCTCAGGTGTGGCGCGCCGTGCATGATTTCGCTGGCGAACACTTTCGAGGCAAAGGGCAGGTCGCGGGAGATGCAGATTTTCGAGCGGATGTAGCCGCTCAACACTTCCTTGGGGTCGCCATCCGGGTTGAAAGGCGTGGAAGCGGCCAGGATCGGCTCGATGATGCTTTCGAGCACCTCGCGGTAGAGGTTTTCCTTGGACTTGAAGTAGTAATAAACGTTGGGTTTGGGCAGCCCGGCCTTGGCGGCGATGTCGCTGGTTTTGGTCGCGGCGAAGCCCTTGTCGGCAAACTCCTCGCTGGCAGCTCGCAGGATCAGTTCTTTGTTGCGCTCGCGAATGGTGCTCATGGACCAGAGGGTTCCTTGCCGAAACAGGCGGTTGCGCATGGTAGCACCGGCTATCCGCGAGTCTCAAGAATGTGCCCGCGACACGCCGCGCCGCGCTATGCTCGCGCATATTTCTTCTGAAGGACACCTGATTCATGGCAGGAAGCAGCTTGTTGTTATTGATCGATGACATCGCCGCCGTGCTCGACGACGTGGCGTTGATGACAAAAGTGGCCGCCAAGAAAACCGCCGGCGTGCTTGGAGACGATTTGGCGCTCAACGCCCAGCAAGTCTCGGGTGTACGTGCCGAACGGGAAATTCCGGTGGTATGGGCGGTGGCCAAGGGCTCGTTCGTCAATAAGCTGATCCTGGTACCGGCCGCGCTGCTGATCAGCGCCTTTGCGCCGTGGGCAGTGACGCCGCTGTTGATGCTGGGCGGTGCTTATCTGTGTTTCGAAGGATTTGAAAAGCTCGCCCACAAATTCCTGCACAGCAAGGCTGAAAAACAGGCCGAACATGCCCAACTGGTCGAGGCGGTGGCTGATCCCGCGACGGACTTGGTGGCGTTCGAGAAAGGCAAGATCAAGGGCGCCATCCGTACTGACTTCATCCTTTCGGCGGAAATCATCGCCATCACCCTGGGCACGGTGGCCGATGCGCCGCTGATGCAACAAGTGATCGTGCTGTCGGGCATTGCCATTGTGATGACGGTGGGGGTTTATGGCCTGGTGGCGGGTATCGTCAAGCTGGATGACCTGGGCCTGTGGCTCACCCAAAAGCCGGGCCAGATAGCGCGCAGCATCGGTGCCGGGATTCTGCGGACTGCGCCGTACATGATGAAAAGCCTGTCAGTGATTGGCACGGCGGCGATGTTCATGGTTGGCGGCGGAATTCTCACCCATGGTATCCCGGTGGTGCATCACTGGATCGAGACGGTCAGCCAGAGCATTGGTGGAATCAGCTGGCTGATGCCGACATTGTTGAATGCGGTGGCCGGAATTATTGCCGGGGCGTTGGTATTGGCGGTGGTCAGTGTGCTCGGTAAAACCTGGAAAGCCCTCAAGACTTGAGGTCTGTCGCGATGAAAAAAGGCCATTCAATCGAATGGCCTTTTTTATGTTTGGGGATTACTCGGCTATCTGCAGTTTGCGCGATTCGCTGTACACGTAGCGCACTTTCTCGTACTCGAACGGCGAGTTCAACTGGCCGTAGCGGAAGCTGGTCTGGTAACGCTTGTCCACCGCGCGCAGGCCCCAGACTTCCGGGTGGTTGGAGCTGACCTCGGACACGTTGAGGAAGTTGATCTGCGACTCGGCACCGTAGTCGACGAGCAGGCCGCCGGTATCCCGCAGGTTCGACGGGCCAAGGATCGGCAGCACCAGGTAGGCGCCGCCGGGCACGCCGTAGAAGCCCAGGGTCTGGCCAAAGTCTTCGCTTTGGCGAGGCAGGCCCATCGCCGTGGCCGGGTCCCACAGGCCCGCGACCCCAAGGGTGGTGTTTACCAGCAGGCGGCCGGTGGTTTCGAGAGAGCGATGTCCCTTGAGTTGCAGCAGGCTGTTCAACAGGTTGGGCACATCGCCCAGGTTGTTGAAGAAGTTGCTGACGCCGGTGCGCAGGAAGCTTGGCGTGACGTAG is from Pseudomonas mucidolens and encodes:
- a CDS encoding VacJ family lipoprotein, yielding MAKFFLLLAALMCAGVVNADNSEAHTPTVVDEDGFKQPLSKLKFNPGLDQREFERSSLNALNIYDPLESWNRRVYHFNYRFDEWVFLPVVEGYRYVTPSFLRTGVSNFFNNLGDVPNLLNSLLQLKGHRSLETTGRLLVNTTLGVAGLWDPATAMGLPRQSEDFGQTLGFYGVPGGAYLVLPILGPSNLRDTGGLLVDYGAESQINFLNVSEVSSNHPEVWGLRAVDKRYQTSFRYGQLNSPFEYEKVRYVYSESRKLQIAE
- a CDS encoding 2-hydroxy-3-oxopropionate reductase, with the translated sequence MAKIGFIGTGIMGQPMAANLQKAGHQLFLSEHHGKAPEPLIAAGAVALATPQQVAQEAEFIIVMVPDTPQVDDVLFREDGVAAGLSPNKVVIDMSSISPTATKAFAAKINQAGAQYLDAPVSGGEVGATAGTLSIMVGGEPGTFERALPLFQSMGKNITLVGGNGDGQTAKVANQIIVALNIQAVAEALLFASKNGADPAKVREALMGGFASSKILEVHGERMIKGTFDPGFRINLHQKDLNLALAGAKELGINLPNTAGTQQVFSTCNALGGGNWDHSALIKGLEHMANFSIRDK
- a CDS encoding DUF808 domain-containing protein; protein product: MAGSSLLLLIDDIAAVLDDVALMTKVAAKKTAGVLGDDLALNAQQVSGVRAEREIPVVWAVAKGSFVNKLILVPAALLISAFAPWAVTPLLMLGGAYLCFEGFEKLAHKFLHSKAEKQAEHAQLVEAVADPATDLVAFEKGKIKGAIRTDFILSAEIIAITLGTVADAPLMQQVIVLSGIAIVMTVGVYGLVAGIVKLDDLGLWLTQKPGQIARSIGAGILRTAPYMMKSLSVIGTAAMFMVGGGILTHGIPVVHHWIETVSQSIGGISWLMPTLLNAVAGIIAGALVLAVVSVLGKTWKALKT
- the pyk gene encoding pyruvate kinase; protein product: MTPDKKVKILATLGPATDDIDDIRDLVEAGVNIFRLNFSHGDHADHAQRYAWIRQVERQLNYPLGILMDLQGPKLRVGRFAEGKVQLVRGQALRLDLDTTPGDQRRVNLPHPEIIAALEPGMDLLLDDGKLRLRVTHKYNDAIDTTVLNGGELSDRKGVNVPQALLELSPLTAKDRRDLSFGLELGVDWVALSFVQRPEDIREARDLIGDKAFLMAKIEKPSAVQRLQEIAELSDAIMVARGDLGVEVPAESVPQIQKDIITTCRQLGKPVVVATQMLESMRFSPAPTRAEVTDVANAVAEGADAVMLSAETASGEYPLEAVQMMSKIIRQVENGPDYATQLDVSRPKADATVSDAISCAIRRISSILPVAVLVNYSESGTSTLRAARERPAVPILNLTPNLCTARRLSVAWGVHSVVNDRLRQVDEVCSTALEIAQAQGMAERGDTLVITAGVPFGQPGSTNSLRIETLI
- a CDS encoding GlcG/HbpS family heme-binding protein, translated to MSALTLNVAVNLASQAIAAGRTLSTAPLTIAVLDSGGHLITLQREDGASLLRPQIAIGKAWGAIALGKGSRLLALDAQQRPAFIAALNSLGQGSVVPAPGGVLIRDQAGRVMGAIGISGDTSDIDEQCAISAIESLGLLADAGVPA
- a CDS encoding urea transporter, with protein sequence MPNPSCPDWAEAVLNGFSQIFLQRHPVCGLLCLLAILLCAPQLLGGALLGGIAGLITAQRRDYPKAERQAGLYSYNGVLLGLLISQHCAWSALLPPLILACGGLSAILTRQWLKRANNPTNLPAYTAPFVGLGWLLLGASPASAPTAITVDAGSLLGAPLTGLGQIILLDQPLAGLLIALGLLLANRRAAFWALIGASVGVLFALQSDAPAALLGLHSYNPALAAVALSQLRRQPWPPLCGIFLAILLTPGFAALHLAALTAPFILACWLARATVRMMPSANMDSPFESP
- a CDS encoding glycerate kinase, whose product is MSVDPQHLLRELFATAIDAAHPRQVLEPYLPADRSGRVIVIGAGKAAAAMALVVENCWQGDVSGLVVTRYGHGAPCKKIEVVEAAHPVPDAAGQAVAKRVLALISNLNEDDRVIFLLSGGGSALLALPAAGITLADKQSINKALLKSGATIGEMNCVRKHLSAIKGGRLAKASWPATVYTYAISDVPGDQASVIASGPTVGDPSTSQQALAILKRYQIEVPAAVRDWLQSPESETVKPGDQCLARSHFQLIARPQQSLEAVAVKVRQAGFSPLILGDLEGEARDVAKVHAGIARQIVQHAQPLAAPCVILSGGETTVTVRGNGRGGRNAEFLLSLTDSLKGLPGVYALAGDTDGIDGSEDNAGAIMTPTSYARAEALGLSASDELDNNNGYGYFAALDGLIITEPTRTNVNDFRAILVLESNEHDA
- the hyi gene encoding hydroxypyruvate isomerase, producing MPRFAANLSMLFTEQDFLARFKAAADAGFSGVEYLFPYEFSSAEIKAQLDAHGLTQVLFNLPAGDWAKGERGLACHPDRVEEFRAGVNLAIAYAQVLGNTQINCLAGIRPQGVDEAVVEKTFVDNLKYAADKLQAVGIKLVMEAINTRDIPGFYLNHTAQALAIREQVGSANLFLQYDIYHMQIMEGDLARTMAAHLPQINHIQLADNPGRNEPGTGEINYRFLFEHLDRMGYQGWVGCEYKPLTTTEAGLGWLKTHNAI
- a CDS encoding TetR/AcrR family transcriptional regulator: MSTIRERNKELILRAASEEFADKGFAATKTSDIAAKAGLPKPNVYYYFKSKENLYREVLESIIEPILAASTPFNPDGDPKEVLSGYIRSKICISRDLPFASKVFASEIMHGAPHLSAEQVEQLNAQAKHNIDCIQSWVDRGLIAAINPNHLMFSIWAATQTYADFDWQISAVTGKTKLDEADYEAAAQTIIRLVLKGCERDL
- the gcl gene encoding glyoxylate carboligase, with amino-acid sequence MSKMRAIEAAVLVMRREGVDTAFGIPGAAINPLYSALNKVGGIDHVLARHVEGASHMAEGYTRTKAGNIGVCIGTSGPAGTDMVTGLYSASADSIPILCITGQAPRARMHKEDFQAVDITSIVKPVTKWATTVLEPGQVPYAFQKAFYEMRSGRPGPVLIDLPFDVQMAEIEFDIEAYQPLPLAKPLATRVQVEKALAMLDQAERPLLVSGGGVINADASELLVEFAELTGIPVIPTLMGWGTIADDHPLMVGMVGLQTSHRYGNATMLKSDVVLGIGNRWANRHTGSVEVYTEGRKFIHVDIEPTQIGRVFTPDLGIVSDAGAALTMFIEVAREWKAAGKLKDRGAWLNDCQQRKATLHRKTHFDNVPVKPQRVYEEMNQVFGKDTCYVSTIGLSQIAGAQFLHVYKPRHWINCGQAGPLGWTIPAALGVVKADPSRKVVALSGDYDFQFMIEELAVGAQFKLPYIHVVVNNSYLGLIRQAQRGFEMDYCVQLSFDNLNAPELNGYGVDHVAVAEGLGCKALRVFEPGQIQPALRRAQEMIEEFKVPVIVEIILERVTNISMGTEINAVNEFEDLALVGNDAPTAISLLD